tcattttcaaaagttggCGAGAGGACGGGTTGACGAGAGGACGGcttgacgagaggacgggttGACGCAGGctcgtacccagtcgccaAAATGAGAAGAAGATAAGGGAAACAATTTATGcgcgggttgcctgtggtgatTAACTAGGCGCGCGGTGCCACAACCCACACGACACCGCGGGCCTAATCAatcaccacaggcaacccgcaCATAAGTTATGATCCcttattttcttcttatttttttcattttggcgactgggtacgagtctgggGTTAACGTAAGGAACTGGTGGCAGGACAGCAATGGACGGggacgattttttttagaaaacatgtAGCttggggtgtgtgtgtgtgtgggggggtaTTATGCAGTTGCTACTAATATTTAATCACCGTATTTGTTGACtactgtttaattttatttatgaTTATCCGATTTAAAGTTATTTGACATAAGAACAGACCGGTATTTTATGAACATTCCAATATGTTCTCCAATTTATGATGATCATAGTGGCAAGTCTTAACTGACCAAACaacaaatgtttattttgctcGCATAGttcattttgtatttttgctttGGACAACATTGCGTTATCTTTCAATTTGTTTCAAAAAAGCAGATAAAGCTTTGCTGTTTTCAGTCCATGAAAACTTAGatcttgtctttatatgtATGCAAAGGACAGAGGTATAGATTGATTAGACGTTAACCAAAAGTGAAAATTCgcaaaattattattaagatTATAAATCATCTTGAAAATTCAATGTATTCGCTTAAAAAGCGACAAATAAGCAACCTACCTTGTATCGGTGGAGCTTTAAGGATCCTTCCCATACAGTTACTCGCCAAGTCCCGTCCGTGGCCAGTCGTACGAAGTCGAGAATAAAGTGGTTTGAACCCTTCGCTGTTCCGAGCCAAAAGACATGCATGCTCATCGAAAACCCTCTAATTATTTATGTTGTGGACCTGGGAGACATTTTCACGTGCAGGGAAATTTCGCAAGGTAGCGCTCTATTGTTATTCAGCAAATCATCTTAAAGATTGCGTTACCAAGATCACGGACAAAAAAATGAAGTCACGTTACCGTCTTTTTAAAGGTTtataaaatctaaaataaaatactcaCTTTTCACAGGTCATTAGAAATAAACATAAATTTACACTTGGAACGGCACATGAAAAGAAGTGGCCTCAACGTCTCAATAGTTTTCTTCCGGGTGATTATTTTCCATGACttttgaatttaatttttaaaattcagGCTTTTCTAGGATTTTAAGCACCCGTGAAAGCCCTGGATGTGCAGCGGGGTGTACactccttttttataagaacctccagcctgagatttcaccaaattttaagaacatgctaagaacatgtcgGGGCTgatatttcaccaaattttaagaacatgctaagaacatgtccagcctgagatttcaccaaattttaagaacatgctaagaacatgtcgAGGCTgatatttcaccaaattttaagaacatgctaagaacatgtcgaggctgagatttcaccaaattttaagaacatgcttgGAACATGTCGAGGCTGATATTTcaacaaattttaagaacatgctaagaacatgtcgaggctgagatttcaccaaattttaagaacatgctaagaacatgtcgAAGCTGTTGAAAGCAGCAAAATGTCGAGTTTTGTTTGTGTGATGTGTTCTAAATGCAGAATCGAATTGTgctttgtgtaattctcttcctgataattcattgggtattgtATTCtcatatacactaaaatttaagaacatcgttaagaacatctTCAGCCTTAAAACgttgttataaaaaagagtgtatctcAGACTTGCGCAGTAAGCACAATCTCACCCAGTTCTTCTGGCAGGACCGTGCTGTAAGGCATTGTCTCCACTATCTCCAGTCTCCCACAGCTGAACTCCGCTGGGATGTCCTGGGTTTGCAGGCCGAGTAAGCTAAACGCCGACAACTTCCGTTTCACGGTGTTGGTTATTCCACTAATTCCGTGAGCATCCTgtcgtgacgtcacttccggtgTACGAGGTCTGCAGATGACGTACGCCATATTGTCGAAAGACATCTGGGTGTTGCTTCGCGCAGTGCGGAAGTGTCTGTTGCGCTCGCCATGTCTGTATATTGTGAGGAAAATCTTTAGTTGCTGTAGTAGTCCTTACAATGTATGAAAATTTTACTTCGAGATGTATTATGTATAAAGAATTATGGAGAACTTTAGTTTTAAGGCCATGCTGCCAAGCCCATTTTCGTTGCAATTTGTTGAACATCAAACATCAGATTGACTTCACTATTCAAACCTTGATACTGcagttttcaatattctgcCAACTCTCGCTGGCGATTCCCAACAGCTAAATCGCCTTCTGACTTCCGTTATTCAAAATCCTCAAAGTGACTTCACTGGctagcactgaaatggtttaAAATCACGCCACCTCTCAGCAAGGCGCAGACCAATCAAAGGCACAAAATGCAATTCCGTTTATTGGAATGACGGAGGCCAGAAAGCTGTTAAGTTGACGAGAGCTCACAGAACAGTGCCGTAACGCAcatcagtgtttttttttttctgaaatgaCCAGTAATGTAATTCCATATAATTTCAGTAGCTGTAGTATCTGGTATCCTAGTCTACTTGCAGGTGTTACTCGGTGAGACGTGCCCGCCATCTTGTTTCGTTCTGCAGCTTTCTGTGCGTCCCCCAGTTCGCGCGCGGCTAGaacaaacaagatggcggccatgactCGCTGCATAGCGAAAAGcaccgggtaaacgcctgcaagcaggccaAATTTCCTTTAGGATCTAAATCAGGAGCTTAAAATTCGATTACGTACCGCCTTCGCTTGAGTATCAGCACCAGTGCTATCACAAAGACCAGACATAGGACTGACCCAGCGACCGCTATACACGGGACGAACACACGCAAAGGGAGGCCTGCATAACATGGCAGAAGTAACATTGAAGATAAGACAGTTTTGGTAAGGTCAGGGATCATCGGACACACACCGCACGCACAGGTGAATATATCACACATTCTAATACAGGGTGTAGAATAAGTTGCGattgaaaatgatgattttttcgTTTACGTGAAGAATTAAGGATCATTTTGTATTGTGGAAATTATACAAAAAACTGTTTGCAAAGTTTCAACGCGATTCCTCGGTTATCacagttattttttatttcctgtAGAAAATTGTTTTATGAACCACAAATTTCACTTGATCCCACTTATGGACATTATTTGTTTGCCAAAGAGaagaaatataaacaaaaaaatatatcgaAAATACTTATTTCCGAGGCTTTTATTTTAAGGTCTATTCG
The sequence above is a segment of the Nematostella vectensis chromosome 2, jaNemVect1.1, whole genome shotgun sequence genome. Coding sequences within it:
- the LOC116604463 gene encoding uncharacterized protein LOC116604463, with amino-acid sequence MASPSLASSGSDGTHVLLAATQESNTTTSSHITDNKGLPLRVFVPCIAVAGSVLCLVFVIALVLILKRRRHGERNRHFRTARSNTQMSFDNMAYVICRPRTPEVTSRQDAHGISGITNTVKRKLSAFSLLGLQTQDIPAEFSCGRLEIVETMPYSTVLPEELGEIVLTAQV